One genomic segment of Salipiger profundus includes these proteins:
- the gcvA gene encoding transcriptional regulator GcvA, whose product MRNLPPLNPLRAFEAAARHSSVRLAAEETNVTPGAVSRQIKVLEDHLGVVLFRRSPSEITLTAEGEQYFNSISPHLWGLSDATVNLTGSKGGQIVHIRAYTTFAGKWLIPRLSSFSDAYPNIEIRLTTSLEAVDFQRENVDAAIRLGDGDYPLFEVDKLIENHLAPLCTPEYAKREQIRIAQDLAGKQLLHTLARPEDWRIWIETVGLQGRLDWHSGPKYASSILAYQATLEHQGLMMAQKALFEEDLRKGRLMQPVGPTVTRGKFTYYLILPRSRMRNPALRRFREWLQNECQAVQEDEPVIPTAPRWSGTPG is encoded by the coding sequence ATGAGGAACCTTCCACCGCTCAACCCACTGCGCGCCTTCGAGGCCGCAGCGCGCCATTCCAGTGTACGTCTGGCCGCTGAGGAGACGAACGTGACGCCGGGTGCGGTCAGCCGGCAGATCAAGGTCTTGGAGGACCATCTGGGCGTCGTCCTCTTCCGCCGCTCCCCCAGCGAGATCACCCTCACTGCGGAGGGCGAGCAGTATTTCAATTCGATCTCTCCGCATCTCTGGGGGCTGTCGGATGCGACGGTGAACCTGACCGGCAGCAAGGGTGGGCAGATCGTGCATATCCGCGCATACACGACTTTTGCCGGCAAATGGCTGATCCCGCGCCTTTCCAGCTTTTCCGACGCCTATCCGAACATCGAGATACGACTGACCACATCTTTGGAAGCGGTGGACTTCCAGCGTGAGAATGTGGATGCGGCGATCCGGTTGGGGGATGGCGATTATCCGCTGTTCGAGGTGGACAAGCTGATCGAGAACCACCTCGCCCCTCTCTGCACCCCGGAATACGCCAAGCGCGAACAGATCCGCATAGCACAGGACCTCGCGGGCAAGCAGCTTTTGCACACATTGGCCCGTCCCGAAGACTGGCGAATCTGGATCGAGACGGTTGGGCTGCAGGGGCGGCTCGATTGGCATTCCGGCCCGAAATACGCCAGTTCCATTCTGGCCTATCAGGCGACGCTGGAACACCAGGGGCTGATGATGGCACAGAAGGCTCTGTTCGAAGAGGATCTGCGCAAAGGCCGTCTGATGCAGCCGGTGGGGCCGACGGTCACGCGGGGAAAGTTCACCTATTACCTGATCCTTCCCCGCAGCCGGATGCGCAACCCCGCGTTGCGGCGGTTCCGGGAATGGTTGCAGAATGAATGCCAGGCTGTGCAAGAGGATGAGCCGGTCATTCCCACGGCGCCCCGCTGGAGCGGGACGCCGGGTTAG
- a CDS encoding MBL fold metallo-hydrolase → MTQIYSPYLSRRHLLLAGAATLAGGLMPRTALAEAPPLGGTVPGWYRFGIGDIEATIISDGLLNLGSANDQFPNAPQDDIARIMKEEFLPADPMMLEQNCLVLNIANRVVLFDSGIGSDQTFGDKAGRMLRNLQAAGIEPGQVDDVVLTHAHCDHCWGLVADDGALNFPNATVHISQVDFDYWTDEANLSGPGFIPFFVAGARKNLLPYRDRLSFVADGKEVMPGVTAISTPGHTPGHISYVIASGGQTFLNVGDVVHHYALLFENPGWRFAFDSDPGMAAETRLKLFDMAASEEMPMIGYHFPFPGLGNIRREGSAYAYVPIPMVHA, encoded by the coding sequence ATGACCCAAATTTATTCACCCTATCTGAGCCGACGCCACCTGTTGCTGGCCGGAGCCGCAACTCTGGCCGGGGGGCTGATGCCCCGCACCGCCCTGGCCGAAGCGCCGCCTCTGGGTGGCACTGTACCGGGGTGGTATCGCTTCGGGATCGGTGACATCGAAGCCACGATCATCTCGGACGGGCTGCTGAACCTCGGCTCGGCCAATGACCAATTCCCCAATGCCCCGCAGGACGATATCGCCCGGATCATGAAGGAGGAGTTCCTGCCCGCCGATCCGATGATGCTGGAGCAGAACTGCCTGGTCCTGAACATCGCCAACCGTGTGGTGCTGTTCGATTCGGGTATCGGCTCGGATCAGACCTTCGGTGATAAGGCGGGCCGCATGCTGCGCAATCTCCAGGCAGCAGGGATCGAGCCCGGGCAGGTCGATGACGTTGTCCTGACCCATGCCCATTGCGATCATTGCTGGGGACTGGTCGCTGATGATGGTGCGCTGAACTTCCCCAATGCCACCGTCCACATCAGTCAGGTGGATTTCGACTATTGGACGGATGAGGCGAACCTGTCCGGTCCGGGCTTCATACCTTTTTTCGTTGCCGGGGCGCGCAAGAACCTGTTGCCCTATCGTGACCGGCTGAGCTTCGTGGCCGATGGCAAGGAGGTGATGCCCGGCGTCACCGCGATCTCCACGCCCGGTCATACACCGGGGCACATTTCCTATGTCATCGCCTCGGGCGGGCAAACGTTCCTGAACGTGGGCGACGTGGTGCATCACTATGCGCTGCTGTTCGAGAATCCCGGCTGGCGCTTTGCCTTCGACAGCGATCCGGGCATGGCGGCCGAAACCCGGCTGAAACTGTTCGACATGGCCGCAAGCGAGGAGATGCCGATGATCGGCTATCACTTCCCGTTCCCGGGACTTGGCAATATCCGGCGCGAGGGCTCTGCCTATGCCTATGTGCCGATCCCGATGGTGCATGCCTGA
- a CDS encoding CoA transferase, producing the protein MKILITGQTAELRLLADLLRKLGNDVSEGAPAPGHDVLVWSSEVADEATATQIAALDPARICDISGGTDPLAPGGVLDEQALQAVAGLVDTTGFPGGPPTRTPVPFVAISTALHAACAILAQHLGGDGGRVEVSRYLAAVTALTTFLPAGLLGREASRIGNAHPASSPWNGYPASDGWVLICTSKDDQWRKLCQVADYAPLNDPGFAVQSDRIARRAEVDGLLSDWTRGLTAAECARRLGAVGVPSGPILTLLGLANEPNVALRQPEVVRQLGMGGDPFGAAQLFQSTPWPETKPTRGWETGTKGPLSGLKVVEIGQFTTVPLAGRHLVHLGADVLKIEPPGGEPARSWAPLLDGLSHYYTITNSGKQVVQLDMRDPDRMAWLRDRIAEADVLVENMRPGVLAQFGLTPEALSRLNPRLVAVSVSGFGAHSAYPGRAAFDTVIQGMSGIMDLTRAEGQPVKLGISAADILGAQVALLAVLSALTQGEGCFVDLAMQDVGVYAALASDGSAVATVDVPIRTVREIAQNPAFQAECLTTIPDEQGLPRAAVRMPYQLHPGPARMA; encoded by the coding sequence ATGAAGATACTGATCACCGGCCAGACGGCTGAACTGCGGCTCTTGGCCGATCTTCTGCGCAAGCTGGGCAATGACGTCAGCGAAGGTGCCCCGGCGCCGGGTCATGATGTGCTGGTCTGGTCATCCGAGGTGGCCGATGAGGCCACAGCGACCCAGATTGCGGCGCTTGACCCGGCCCGCATCTGTGACATTTCCGGCGGGACCGACCCCTTGGCCCCCGGGGGCGTGCTCGACGAACAGGCGCTGCAGGCGGTGGCCGGGCTGGTGGACACCACCGGCTTTCCCGGCGGGCCCCCAACCCGCACACCTGTGCCCTTCGTCGCGATCTCCACGGCTCTGCACGCCGCTTGCGCGATCCTGGCCCAGCATCTGGGTGGCGACGGCGGGCGGGTTGAGGTTTCGCGCTACCTCGCGGCCGTCACAGCGCTGACGACCTTCCTGCCCGCCGGATTGCTGGGGCGTGAGGCCTCGCGCATCGGCAATGCGCATCCGGCCTCCTCGCCATGGAACGGTTATCCCGCATCGGATGGCTGGGTGCTGATTTGCACGAGCAAGGATGACCAATGGCGCAAGCTGTGCCAGGTTGCCGACTATGCGCCTCTGAACGACCCCGGCTTTGCGGTGCAATCGGACCGGATTGCCCGCCGCGCTGAGGTCGACGGGCTGCTGTCCGACTGGACCCGCGGCCTGACCGCCGCCGAATGCGCCCGTCGTCTGGGTGCCGTGGGCGTGCCGTCTGGTCCGATCCTGACCCTGCTGGGCCTGGCGAACGAACCGAATGTCGCCCTCCGCCAGCCCGAGGTGGTGCGGCAACTCGGCATGGGCGGTGATCCCTTCGGTGCGGCGCAGCTGTTCCAATCGACACCTTGGCCGGAAACGAAGCCAACCCGGGGCTGGGAAACGGGGACCAAGGGTCCGCTATCGGGGCTGAAGGTGGTCGAGATCGGTCAGTTCACCACGGTGCCCCTGGCGGGCCGCCATCTGGTGCATCTTGGTGCCGATGTGCTGAAGATCGAACCGCCGGGCGGCGAACCGGCCCGCAGCTGGGCCCCGCTTCTGGACGGGCTGAGCCATTATTACACCATCACGAATTCCGGCAAACAGGTGGTCCAGCTGGACATGCGCGATCCCGACCGTATGGCCTGGCTGCGCGACCGGATCGCTGAGGCCGATGTGCTGGTCGAGAACATGCGTCCCGGCGTGCTAGCACAGTTTGGCCTGACGCCCGAGGCGCTCTCTCGGTTGAACCCCCGCCTCGTCGCTGTAAGCGTCTCGGGCTTTGGCGCGCACTCGGCCTATCCCGGTCGTGCGGCCTTCGACACGGTCATTCAGGGCATGTCCGGCATCATGGACCTGACCCGGGCCGAGGGCCAGCCGGTGAAACTGGGCATCTCGGCTGCCGATATCTTGGGTGCGCAGGTCGCGCTTCTGGCTGTGCTCTCTGCCTTGACCCAGGGAGAAGGCTGCTTCGTCGATCTGGCGATGCAAGATGTGGGCGTTTACGCAGCCCTGGCTTCCGATGGGTCGGCGGTCGCGACGGTAGATGTGCCTATCCGCACCGTGCGCGAAATCGCGCAGAACCCGGCTTTCCAAGCGGAATGCCTGACCACCATCCCAGATGAACAGGGCCTTCCCCGCGCCGCCGTGCGGATGCCCTACCAGTTGCACCCGGGCCCCGCCCGAATGGCGTGA
- a CDS encoding acyl-CoA dehydrogenase family protein, which yields MDFDPTEDQKMMVEAVARLSADALAPILAREPASQPLSKAVMAEIYGHLAGFGLTAMRLPVELGGSGMSMVDYGLMIGELPPAVALSLVSHDGSTVRMATGAPEDLRQRHLNELIAGRKIICTATSEPEAGSNSNAIRTRVTFDGETARISGRKMWITNASVADLFIVTCTSGTDAAGKPLNHRMLVERDRPGVTVTEIPLTGLRQGHLSEVNFEDVVVPADHAIGEPGDAGKLMTLVWNGNRPLLGLIALGIARRALALAQEHCATRRQFGRPLAAMQLVQQDLSEIEMLIESARLTCLSALHAMDMGRRANGASAMAKRLATGNAVRAIDLAMQLHGALGITEEMGLEQMWRDARIFQVPDGTMGILSLIHGREMTGMAAF from the coding sequence ATGGATTTCGATCCGACAGAGGATCAGAAAATGATGGTCGAGGCGGTGGCCCGGCTTTCGGCAGATGCGTTGGCCCCGATCCTGGCGCGAGAGCCTGCGAGCCAACCTCTTTCCAAAGCGGTGATGGCGGAGATCTACGGCCATCTGGCAGGGTTCGGCCTGACAGCGATGCGTCTCCCGGTTGAGTTGGGTGGAAGCGGCATGTCGATGGTGGACTACGGTCTGATGATCGGCGAGCTGCCCCCGGCGGTGGCCCTGTCGCTTGTCTCGCATGACGGATCGACGGTGCGTATGGCCACCGGCGCGCCCGAGGATCTGCGGCAACGCCACCTGAACGAACTGATCGCCGGGCGGAAGATCATCTGCACGGCAACCTCGGAGCCTGAAGCCGGGTCGAACTCCAACGCCATCCGCACCCGGGTGACATTCGATGGCGAGACCGCCCGGATCTCGGGCCGGAAGATGTGGATCACCAATGCCTCGGTCGCGGATCTGTTCATCGTGACCTGTACGTCCGGCACGGATGCGGCGGGCAAGCCGCTGAACCACCGAATGCTGGTCGAACGCGACCGCCCCGGCGTGACCGTGACCGAGATCCCGCTGACCGGGCTGCGCCAGGGCCATCTGAGCGAAGTGAACTTCGAGGATGTCGTGGTTCCCGCCGATCATGCTATCGGTGAGCCGGGGGATGCCGGCAAGCTGATGACGCTGGTCTGGAACGGCAACCGCCCGCTTCTGGGCCTGATCGCCCTCGGGATCGCTCGCCGCGCCTTGGCCCTTGCGCAGGAGCATTGCGCCACGCGCCGCCAGTTCGGGCGCCCGCTGGCGGCGATGCAGTTAGTCCAGCAGGACCTGTCCGAGATCGAGATGCTGATCGAAAGCGCCCGGCTGACATGCCTTTCTGCGCTGCATGCGATGGACATGGGTCGCCGCGCCAATGGCGCCTCTGCCATGGCCAAGCGGCTGGCTACGGGCAATGCGGTGCGGGCCATCGATTTGGCCATGCAACTGCATGGCGCCCTGGGGATCACCGAGGAGATGGGGCTGGAGCAGATGTGGCGCGACGCCCGCATCTTCCAGGTGCCGGACGGAACGATGGGGATCCTGTCACTGATCCACGGGCGCGAAATGACGGGCATGGCGGCCTTCTAG
- a CDS encoding ABC transporter ATP-binding protein — protein MADFVLETRNLTKSFGGFKAVSDVSLQVKRGNIHALIGPNGAGKTTCFNLITNFLTPTSGQILLDGRNVTGIGASQIARMGMVRSFQISATFGSMTVLENVRIALQRREVNTFNFWSSERGLDRLNGRAMELLDWVGLADLAQRSASELSYGRRRALEIAATLAQEPSVLLLDEPMAGMGREDIRTIADLIRRISASRTILMVEHNLSVVADLSDRITVLARGQVLAEGVYAEVSKNPDVIDAYMGGQHA, from the coding sequence GTGGCTGATTTCGTACTTGAAACCCGTAATCTGACAAAAAGCTTCGGTGGCTTCAAAGCCGTGTCCGATGTTTCGCTTCAGGTGAAGCGGGGCAATATCCATGCGCTGATCGGACCCAATGGAGCGGGCAAGACCACCTGCTTTAATCTGATCACCAATTTCCTCACCCCGACCTCTGGCCAAATCCTGCTGGATGGGCGCAACGTGACAGGGATCGGCGCCTCGCAGATCGCGCGGATGGGCATGGTGCGGTCCTTCCAGATCTCGGCGACCTTCGGGTCGATGACCGTGCTGGAGAATGTTCGCATCGCGCTACAGCGCCGAGAGGTGAACACATTCAATTTCTGGAGCTCGGAACGGGGGCTGGACCGGCTGAACGGGCGCGCGATGGAGCTTCTGGACTGGGTGGGCCTGGCCGATCTGGCGCAGCGCAGCGCCTCGGAACTGTCCTACGGCCGCCGCCGCGCACTGGAGATTGCCGCGACGCTGGCCCAGGAGCCCTCGGTTCTGCTGCTGGATGAGCCGATGGCCGGCATGGGGCGGGAGGATATCCGCACCATCGCCGACCTGATCCGCCGCATCTCGGCCAGCCGGACCATTCTGATGGTCGAACACAATCTTTCAGTCGTGGCCGATCTCAGTGACCGGATCACCGTGCTGGCCCGCGGTCAGGTCCTTGCAGAAGGTGTCTATGCCGAGGTGTCGAAAAATCCCGACGTGATTGATGCCTATATGGGAGGTCAACATGCTTGA
- a CDS encoding helix-turn-helix domain-containing protein produces the protein MAKTIRSSGHEALRDALIAARKTAALTQEELAGRLKCHQSFVARVESGERRIDVIELIVLARALEIEAVELLSVAEGATEPDHRI, from the coding sequence GTGGCTAAGACGATCAGGAGTTCGGGACATGAGGCGCTGCGCGATGCATTGATCGCGGCGAGAAAGACTGCTGCGCTGACGCAGGAGGAACTCGCCGGGAGGCTAAAGTGTCATCAGTCCTTCGTCGCGCGGGTCGAGAGCGGGGAGCGCCGGATCGATGTCATCGAGCTGATCGTGCTGGCGCGGGCCCTGGAGATAGAGGCTGTCGAATTGTTGTCGGTTGCCGAGGGCGCGACGGAGCCGGATCATAGGATCTGA
- a CDS encoding ABC transporter ATP-binding protein, producing MLDAASEPLLRVSNLQGHYGDSHVLHGMNFEVREGELVTLLGRNGAGKTTTMRALMGLLNKRTGSITFQGRETISLLPEAIGRLGLAICPEERGIFASLSVAENLELPPVLRPGGLTLAEVHDIFPRLKERARSRGNQLSGGEQQMLAIARILRTGAKFLLLDEPTEGLAPVIVEQIGAVITDLKRRGFTILLVEQNFHFAATIADRHYVVEDGTVVDMIPNDQIEANAGRLATFLGV from the coding sequence ATGCTTGACGCCGCGTCCGAACCCCTGCTCCGCGTGTCCAACCTGCAAGGTCACTATGGCGACAGCCATGTGCTGCACGGCATGAATTTCGAAGTCCGCGAAGGCGAGCTGGTCACGCTTCTGGGCCGCAACGGCGCGGGCAAGACCACCACCATGCGGGCACTGATGGGCCTTCTGAACAAGCGCACAGGGTCGATCACCTTCCAGGGTCGCGAGACCATCAGCCTGCTGCCCGAGGCCATCGGTCGCTTGGGCTTGGCCATCTGCCCGGAAGAACGTGGCATCTTTGCCTCGCTTTCCGTGGCCGAGAACCTGGAACTGCCTCCTGTTCTGCGGCCCGGCGGGCTGACGCTGGCCGAGGTGCATGACATCTTCCCTAGGCTCAAGGAACGCGCCCGCAGCAGAGGCAACCAGCTTTCGGGGGGCGAGCAGCAGATGCTGGCCATTGCGCGCATCCTGCGGACCGGCGCCAAATTCCTGCTGCTGGACGAGCCGACAGAGGGCCTGGCGCCGGTGATCGTCGAGCAGATCGGCGCCGTGATCACCGATCTTAAGCGGCGTGGCTTCACCATCCTGCTGGTCGAGCAGAACTTCCACTTCGCAGCCACGATCGCCGACCGCCATTACGTGGTCGAGGACGGCACGGTCGTGGACATGATCCCCAATGACCAGATCGAGGCCAATGCCGGACGGTTGGCCACATTTCTTGGCGTCTGA
- a CDS encoding ABC transporter substrate-binding protein has translation MKIISMGLSVCLSAFAGLAQAQTEINVGLISDMSGVYSDFAGKGSVEAMNLAIEDFTAAHPEVKITLETADHQNKPDLASNIAREWYDQRGVDAVFDVTASSAALAVSAITREKNKVFMATNAATNALTGAECSPNTVQWTYDSWGMARGTVAPTLDGGAKSWYLIVVDYAFGHNARDVARDLIETGGGEVVGEVMHPLNSADFSSYLLQAQASGADAIALLNAGGDTINSIKQAGEFGITQSGQKLVTLAIFLTDVRAMGLEVAQGLTFPTWFYWDLNDQTRAFSERFAERMDGARPTMGQAANYSAAMLYFESVLAAGSPDDGAAVVTAMRDKGAYEDPLFGETEIRIDGRATHPIYLARAKTPDQSSGDWDFYEILRTVPPAEGNMPLEASKAAGCTLVP, from the coding sequence ATGAAGATCATTAGTATGGGGCTATCAGTCTGCCTGTCTGCTTTTGCGGGTCTGGCGCAGGCGCAAACTGAAATAAACGTGGGCCTGATCTCGGATATGAGCGGGGTCTACTCAGATTTTGCTGGAAAGGGGTCGGTCGAGGCGATGAATCTCGCCATCGAAGATTTCACCGCCGCGCATCCCGAGGTGAAGATCACGCTGGAGACGGCGGATCACCAGAACAAGCCGGACCTCGCGTCGAACATCGCCCGGGAATGGTATGATCAGCGCGGGGTCGATGCGGTGTTCGATGTGACCGCCTCTTCCGCTGCCCTCGCCGTCTCGGCCATCACGCGCGAGAAGAACAAGGTTTTCATGGCCACCAATGCAGCCACTAATGCGCTGACTGGCGCGGAATGCTCGCCCAACACCGTGCAATGGACCTATGACAGCTGGGGCATGGCGCGTGGCACCGTCGCTCCCACCCTGGATGGCGGCGCGAAGTCCTGGTATCTGATCGTTGTCGACTATGCCTTCGGCCACAACGCTCGCGACGTTGCTCGCGACCTGATCGAAACGGGCGGCGGCGAGGTCGTGGGCGAGGTGATGCACCCGCTGAATTCGGCCGATTTTTCGTCCTACCTGCTGCAGGCCCAGGCCTCGGGCGCCGATGCCATCGCGCTTCTGAACGCGGGCGGCGACACGATCAATTCGATTAAGCAGGCCGGCGAGTTCGGCATCACCCAATCGGGTCAGAAGCTCGTCACTCTGGCGATCTTCCTGACCGACGTCCGCGCCATGGGTTTGGAGGTCGCGCAGGGTCTCACCTTCCCGACCTGGTTCTACTGGGACCTGAACGACCAGACCCGCGCCTTCTCGGAGCGCTTTGCCGAACGCATGGATGGGGCGCGACCCACGATGGGACAGGCGGCCAACTATTCTGCCGCGATGCTGTATTTCGAGTCAGTGCTTGCCGCAGGCAGCCCCGATGACGGCGCTGCTGTGGTCACGGCGATGCGGGACAAGGGCGCTTATGAGGACCCGCTGTTCGGCGAGACCGAGATCCGCATCGACGGCCGCGCCACCCACCCGATCTATCTGGCCCGTGCGAAGACACCCGACCAGTCCAGCGGCGATTGGGATTTCTACGAAATCCTGCGCACCGTGCCGCCCGCCGAAGGCAACATGCCGTTGGAAGCGTCGAAGGCGGCAGGCTGCACTCTGGTGCCCTGA
- a CDS encoding aldehyde dehydrogenase has translation MTELKSYRIFIDNEWRNSASGEVFESWNPFTDKPWALIPKCDMRDVDDAVEAAHRAFHSGPWPQMTATERGHLLRRLGDLIARDAEKLAATEVRDNGKLIAEMGAQLRYLPQWLYFYAGLADKIDGSVPPIDKPQMFTYTRREPVGVVAAITPWNSPLMLTAWKLAPALAAGCTLVIKPSEHTSASMLDFAALVAEAGFPPGVVNVVTGFGADVGDPLTRHPKVAKVAFTGGEATGRRIVEASASTFKHLTLELGGKSAQIVFPDADLGSAVSGAVSGIFAATGQTCIAGSRLLVHDSLLDEFSARFVDLARSARMGDPMDPRTQVGPVTTRPQFDRILSYIDIAKGEGADCLLGGAAAQRPECGQGWFIEPTVFGEVSNAMRIAREEVFGPVVSIIPFHDDEEAFAIANDTDYGLAAGVWTQSFARAFEAPKRLQAGTVWVNTYRAVSYLAPFGGMKTSGLGRENGVEAINQYLETKTVWMSWGETPANPFVMR, from the coding sequence ATGACCGAACTTAAATCCTATCGGATTTTTATCGACAACGAATGGCGCAACAGTGCCTCCGGAGAGGTATTCGAAAGCTGGAACCCCTTCACCGACAAGCCGTGGGCCCTGATCCCCAAATGCGATATGCGTGATGTGGACGACGCAGTCGAGGCGGCGCATCGCGCTTTCCATTCCGGCCCCTGGCCGCAGATGACCGCCACCGAGCGCGGGCATCTCCTGCGGCGCCTGGGCGATCTGATCGCCCGCGATGCCGAAAAGCTGGCCGCAACCGAGGTGCGCGACAATGGTAAGCTCATCGCCGAGATGGGGGCGCAGCTGCGCTATCTGCCGCAGTGGCTGTATTTTTACGCGGGTCTCGCGGACAAGATCGACGGTTCGGTCCCTCCGATCGATAAACCGCAGATGTTCACCTACACGCGGCGCGAGCCGGTGGGCGTGGTAGCGGCGATCACCCCCTGGAACTCTCCCCTGATGCTGACCGCCTGGAAGCTGGCGCCCGCGCTAGCGGCGGGCTGCACGCTGGTCATCAAGCCCTCGGAACACACCTCCGCCTCGATGCTAGACTTCGCGGCGCTTGTGGCTGAGGCAGGGTTCCCGCCCGGGGTGGTGAATGTAGTGACGGGGTTTGGCGCCGATGTGGGCGATCCGCTGACACGACACCCCAAGGTCGCCAAGGTGGCCTTCACCGGCGGCGAGGCAACGGGGCGCAGGATCGTCGAGGCCTCGGCCAGCACGTTCAAACACCTGACGCTGGAGCTGGGTGGCAAATCGGCGCAGATCGTCTTTCCCGATGCCGACCTTGGCAGTGCGGTTTCTGGCGCCGTCTCGGGTATTTTCGCGGCCACCGGACAGACCTGCATCGCCGGATCGCGACTTCTGGTGCACGACAGCCTACTGGATGAATTCTCGGCACGGTTCGTGGACCTGGCCCGCAGTGCGAGGATGGGCGATCCGATGGACCCCAGAACCCAGGTCGGCCCGGTCACCACCCGCCCGCAGTTTGACCGGATCCTGTCGTACATAGACATCGCCAAAGGCGAAGGCGCAGATTGTCTGCTGGGCGGGGCCGCGGCGCAGCGGCCGGAATGTGGACAGGGCTGGTTCATCGAACCCACTGTGTTCGGCGAGGTAAGCAATGCTATGCGCATCGCCCGGGAAGAGGTCTTCGGCCCTGTCGTCTCAATCATCCCGTTCCATGACGATGAAGAGGCTTTCGCCATTGCCAATGACACCGACTACGGCTTGGCCGCCGGGGTTTGGACGCAATCCTTCGCCCGTGCCTTCGAGGCGCCGAAGCGACTGCAGGCGGGCACTGTCTGGGTGAACACCTACCGAGCGGTCAGCTATCTGGCCCCCTTCGGCGGGATGAAGACCTCGGGCCTGGGACGCGAAAACGGGGTGGAGGCGATCAATCAGTATCTGGAGACCAAGACGGTCTGGATGTCATGGGGCGAGACGCCCGCTAATCCCTTCGTCATGCGCTGA
- a CDS encoding MmgE/PrpD family protein, whose protein sequence is MLQNAAPTCQLANFVASVRFEDLPPRVIDMARDLAIDWYGSCIAGGGARAVEALHRTCAALMPGQGPCTVLPTGEKAGIYVAAMLNAAACHVVEQDDVHNGSVFHPAAVVFPAVFAVAEARNLGGPAVIEAVVAGYETGIRVGEFLGRSHYVHFHTTATVGAIAAAAAVGRLLGLDTKQMLHAFGSAGTQAAGLWEFLADAADSKQLHTARASANGLFAAFSAAEGLTGASDIFGGTHGMGAALSQDAEPARLTEGLGQRWAICETSYKWHASCRHTHPAADALAEVMAREGLRADDIERVTAHVHRAAIDVLGAVIVPETVHQSKFSMGTVLGLVAVHGRAGVEEFDRLALACPDVAAFRDRVTMVHSPEVEAVYPRKWLGRVTVKTRDGRFLSGSTDDPKGDPGNPLTWNELLAKADGLIRYYRPQEAEARLVWLDRLTRLPQAPSLAELFR, encoded by the coding sequence ATGCTGCAAAACGCAGCACCCACGTGCCAATTGGCCAATTTCGTCGCATCTGTCCGATTTGAGGACCTGCCGCCCCGGGTGATCGACATGGCCCGTGATTTGGCGATCGACTGGTATGGCTCCTGCATCGCGGGCGGCGGGGCGCGAGCCGTGGAAGCCCTACATCGAACCTGCGCCGCGCTGATGCCGGGGCAGGGACCCTGCACTGTCCTGCCCACGGGCGAGAAGGCTGGGATTTACGTCGCCGCCATGCTGAACGCCGCCGCCTGCCATGTCGTGGAGCAGGACGATGTTCACAACGGATCGGTCTTCCATCCCGCAGCGGTCGTTTTCCCGGCGGTCTTCGCCGTGGCCGAGGCCCGGAATCTGGGCGGCCCGGCGGTGATCGAGGCGGTGGTGGCGGGATATGAAACCGGCATCCGCGTCGGCGAGTTCCTAGGCCGGTCCCACTATGTCCATTTCCACACCACGGCCACCGTGGGTGCCATCGCGGCAGCAGCAGCGGTGGGGCGGCTGCTGGGCCTGGACACGAAGCAGATGCTCCACGCCTTCGGCAGCGCGGGGACGCAGGCGGCAGGTCTCTGGGAGTTCCTCGCTGATGCCGCGGATTCCAAGCAGCTTCATACGGCCCGGGCAAGCGCCAACGGGTTATTCGCGGCCTTTTCCGCAGCGGAAGGGCTGACCGGCGCGTCCGATATCTTCGGCGGGACGCATGGCATGGGGGCGGCTCTGTCTCAGGATGCCGAGCCTGCCCGCCTGACCGAGGGGCTTGGCCAACGTTGGGCGATCTGCGAGACCTCCTACAAATGGCACGCTTCCTGCCGCCACACCCATCCCGCCGCCGATGCACTGGCCGAGGTGATGGCGCGCGAAGGGCTGAGGGCCGATGACATCGAACGCGTGACGGCCCATGTCCACCGCGCCGCCATCGACGTTCTGGGCGCAGTGATCGTGCCGGAAACGGTGCATCAGTCCAAGTTCAGCATGGGAACTGTGCTCGGCCTCGTCGCGGTTCATGGCCGGGCCGGCGTGGAGGAGTTCGACCGACTGGCGTTGGCCTGCCCGGATGTGGCTGCCTTCCGCGATCGGGTGACCATGGTTCACTCGCCCGAGGTCGAGGCGGTCTATCCGCGCAAATGGCTGGGCCGGGTGACGGTCAAGACGCGCGACGGTCGCTTTCTGTCGGGGTCCACGGATGACCCCAAGGGGGATCCCGGCAATCCGCTGACCTGGAACGAATTGCTGGCGAAGGCCGATGGCCTGATCCGCTATTACCGTCCGCAAGAGGCCGAGGCGCGGCTGGTCTGGCTGGATCGGCTCACCCGTCTGCCGCAGGCTCCGAGCCTGGCCGAATTGTTTCGCTGA